One segment of Fusarium oxysporum f. sp. lycopersici 4287 chromosome 7, whole genome shotgun sequence DNA contains the following:
- a CDS encoding 30S ribosomal protein S6 yields the protein MLYELIAIVRPGSLSEVKEIAQTVGSLVLKNGGVVRGLANWGVFSLPKPISVHQMKHTHGHYFVMRYDAASKVHQDVRNTLRLEPRMIRAAHVKLGDGKLESLARFGPPKWKTTGSEA from the exons atgCTCTACGAATTAATTGCAATT GTCCGACCGGGCAGCCTCTCCGAGGTGAAGGA AATCGCCCAAACCGTCGGTTCCCTCGTCCTCAAGAATGGCGGTGTCGTCCGCGGTCTCGCCAACTGGGGTGTCTTCTCCCTACCGAAGCCTATCTCAGTGCATCAGATGAAGCACACACACGGCCATTACTTCGTCATGCGATACGATGCCGCCTCAAAGGTTCACCAAGACGTACGAAATACATTGCGCCTCGAGCCCCGTATGATTCGCGCCGCCCATGTCAAGCTCGGAGACGGAAAGCTTGAGTCATTGGCTAGATTTGGACCGCCCAAGTGGAAGACGACTGGTAGTGAGGCATAA
- a CDS encoding DNA repair protein RAD5 → MTLSYQENHPDDHIDPEPPTKRRRFFADPGELSSDPVSHDQSPLPQPKRFFKDEGDIEEEDEYKDNLDEIHDDDLPVTSPSRPPALQQESSVSFDQEAFEAFVGDKVSTDVLSAIRDHCGNDLERAVNMYFDGTYKKFVKKPSWKAPLRPASTASSSRSPSVPNERKPNIKASQRMPKQRYIGAFGVEGWATRSGVNVLKHGDIVKIERQKLQPPQSVRGKGKAGPVTPSRGFAAAAARRVDVIVRFTTQNGSEVGRLAKETANWVSALIDEKVCKFEGTVVYAPERLRTNDTVFLQLRCSLLDSAFFSRSFKLADDRSAAFFEQNETNDEKTLRLRQVALVKLFQEINLQPTMSNSAATDGRKGLLRAAEQDEQKQKEAKKSNGNTNGNGKEAGSSQSSETEEGEELEQDQLDALYKKAQSFDFSTPEAEPADTFAMTLRSYQKQALHWMMAKEKDEKSNREPSMHPLWEEYDWPLKDVDDKNVPQVEGQPKFYVNPYSGDLSLDFPVQEQHCLGGILADEMGLGKTIQMLSLVHTHRSEIALQARRAAVELSSVNQLTRLGKNSESVLDAPCTTLVVAPMSLLSQWQSEAVKASKDGTMRIELYYGNEKSSNLQALCCASNASNAPDLVITSYGVVLSEFSSIAARNGDKSFHNGLFSLKFFRIIIDEAHHIKNRSSKTAKACYEISAYHRWALTGTPIVNKLEDLFSLVRFLGVEPWNNFSFWRTFITVPFESGDFMRALDVVQTVLEPLVLRRTKDMKTPDGKPLVLLPPKQVEIVDVELSETERDVYSYIFNKAKRTFSQNVEAGTVMKAFTTIFAQILRLRQSCCHPILVRNRDIVADEEEAGAAADAAAGLADDMDLESLITSFTAETDEASKETNQTFGAHALEQIRDEAENECPLCFEEPMNVQTVTGCWHSACKKCLLDYIKHQTGKGEVPRCFSCREPINKRDLFEVVRHDDDPDMMMSKNPKISLQRVGVNASSAKVVALMSELRSLRREHPKMKSVVFSQFTSFLSLIEPALTRANIKFLRLDGSMAQKARAAVLNEFTERKGFTILLLSLRAGGVGLNLTSAGRVFMMDPWWSFAVEAQAIDRVHRMGQESEVQVKRFVVKESVEERMLKVQERKKFIATSLGMMSDEEKKLQRIEDIKELLS, encoded by the exons ATGACACTTTCTTACCAAGAAAATCACCCAGATGATCATATAGATCCAGAACCTCCCacgaaaagaagaaggttttTTGCAGACCCAGGCGAACTTTCTTCAGACCCTGTCTCTCATGACCAGTCCCCACTACCGCAGCCGAAACGGTTCTTTAAAGATGAAGGCGAtatcgaggaagaggatgaatACAAAGATAATTTAGACGAAATACACGACGATGATCTCCCTGTAACATCTCCGTCACGGCCACCGGCGCTCCAACAGGAGTCGTCTGTCTCCTTTGATCAAGAGGCATTCGAAGCTTTCGTCGGGGACAAGGTCTCTACTGACGTTCTCTCGGCCATAAGAGACCACTGCGGAAACGATCTCGAACGAGCGGTTAATATGTACTTTGATGGAACATACAAGAAATTTGTTaagaagccatcatggaAAGCACCCTTAAGGCCTGCCTCTACCGCCAGCTCCAGTCGGTCGCCAAGCGTCCCCAACGAACGCAAGCCAAATATCAAGGCAAGCCAAAGAATGCCAAAACAACGATATATAGGAGCgtttggtgttgaaggaTGGGCTACACGAAGCGGAGTTAACGTGTTGAAGCACGGCGACATCGTGAAAATCGAGCGACAAAAATTACAGCCACCCCAATCTGTCagagggaagggaaaggcCGGACCAGTTACACCTTCGCGAGGGTttgccgccgccgccgcgAGGCGAGTCGATGTTATCGTGCGCTTCACCACTCAAAATGGGTCAGAAGTTGGACGGCTAGCGAAGGAGACAGCAAATTGGGTTTCAGCTCTGATCGACGAAAAGGTGTGCAAATTCGAAGGAACTGTGGTCTACGCCCCTGAGAGACTCCGAACGAACGACACGGTTTTCTTACAATTGCGATGCTCACTACTCGACTCTGCCTTCTTCAGCCGCTCATTCAAACTTGCTGACGACCGATCGGCTGCTTTCTTCGAACAGAACGAGACGAACGATGAGAAAACACTTCGACTACGACAAGTCGCACTGGTCAAATTATTTCAAGAGATCAATTTACAGCCCACTATGTCGAATTCTGCTGCCACAGATGGCCGTAAGGGGCTACTCCGAGCTGCTGAGCAGGACGAACAGAAGCAAAAGGAGGCTAAGAAGTCAAATGGGAACACAAATGGAAACGGTAAGGAAGCCGGCTCATCCCAGTCGTCCGAGACCGAGGAAGGAGAAGAGCTGGAACAGGATCAGCTTGATGCGCTGTACAAGAAGGCACAGTCCTTCGATTTTAGCACTCCTGAAGCGGAGCCAGCAGATACCTTTGCTATGACACTGCGATCATATCAGAAACAAGCGCTACACTGGATGATGGCAAAAGAGAAGGACGAGAAAAGCAACCGGGAGCCATCCATGCACCCTCTTTGGGAGGAGTACGATTGGCCATTGAAAGATGTCGATGATAAAAACGTACCTCAGGTTGAGGGACAGCCGAAGTTCTACGTCAATCCGTATTCTGGCGACTTGTCCCTTGACTTCCCAGTTCAAGAACAACATTGTCTGGGTGGTATTCTTGCCGATGAAATGGGTCTCGGCAAGACTATCCAAATGCTAAGCTTGGTGCACACGCACAGATCCGAGATCGCGCTTCAAGCTCGCCGAGCAGCTGTTGAGCTCTCGAGCGTGAATCAGCTTACCAGACTGGGCAAGAACTCAGAATCGGTGCTTGATGCGCCATGCACAACGTTGGTGGTTGCACCCATGTCGCTACTGTCGCAATGGCAAAGTGAAGCGGTGAAGGCTTCCAAGGATGGAACAATGAGGATTGAGTTATACTACGGCAACGAGAAGTCAAGCAATCTGCAGGCACTCTGCTGTGCTTCCAACGCGTCCAACGCTCCAGACCTGGTGATTACCAGTTACGGAGTTGTTCTATCCGAATTCAGTAGCATAGCTGCCAGAAACGGAGACAAGAGCTTTCACAACGGCCTCTTCTCCCTAAAGTTCTTCCGCATTATTATCGACGAGGCACACCATATCAAGAACAGGTCATCCAAGACTGCAAAGGCTTGCTACGAAATATCAGCCTACCATAGATGGGCTCTGACGGGAACTCCCATCGTCAACAAATTAGAAGATTTGTTTAGTCTTGTCAGATTCCTAGGCGTGGAACCTTGGAACAACTTTTCGTTCTGGCGAACATTTATTACTGTGCCTTTCGAATCAGGCGACTTTATGCGGGCCTTGGATGTTGTACAAACAGTCCTAGAGCCTCTCGTCCTACGACGTACAAAGGACATGAAAACACCCGACGGCAAACCGCTTGTGCTCCTACCACCTAAGCAAGTCGAAATTGTTGATGTGGAGCTATCGGAAACGGAACGAGATGTGTATAGTTACATTTTCAACAAAGCGAAACGAACGTTTTCGCAGAACGTTGAAGCGGGTACTGTCATGAAAGCCTTTACCACCATCTTTGCACAGATCCTGCGTCTTCGCCAATCTTGCTGTCATCCCATCCTCGTCCGCAATCGTGATATTGtggcagatgaagaagaagctggagctgctgctgatgccgCTGCTGGACTGGCAGATGATATGGACCTTGAGTCGCTTATCACTTCCTTCACGGCAGAGACAGATGAGGCTTCGAAGGAGACTAACCAGACCTTCGGTGCTCATGCCTTGGAACAGATAcgtgatgaggctgagaatgAATGCCCTCTATGTTTTGAAGAGCCGATGAATGTTCAGACCGTGACTGGGTGTTGGCACTCTGCGTGTAAAAAGTGCTTGCTTGATTATATCAAGCATCAGACTGGCAAGGGCGAAGTGCCTCGGTGTTTCAGTTGTCGTGAGCCGATCAACAAACGTGACCTGTTTGAGGTCGTTCGACACGACGATGACCCTGATatgatgatgtcgaagaATCCTAAGATCAGCCTGCAACGAGTTGGTGTTAATGCTTCTTCAGCAAAGGTGGTTGCACTGATGTCTGAATTGCGGAGTCTGAGACGAGAACATCCCAAGATGAAGTCTGTGGTGTTCTCCCAGTTCACGTCTTTTCTTAGCCTTATCGAGCCTGCTCTCACTCGTGCGAACATCAAGTTCCTGCGACTTGACGGATCTATGGCCCAGAAAGCTCGAGCGGCTGTACTTAACGAGTTCACCGAGAGAAAAGGGTTCACGATCCTATTGCTAAGTTTGCGTGCTGGAGGTGTCGGGTTAAATCTGACGAGCGCTGGCCGAGTATTCATGATGGATCCCTGGTGGAGTTTTGCAGTCGAGGCTCAGGCCATCGATCGAGTACACAGAATGGGACAAGAGTCGGAAGTACAAGTCAAGAGATTTGTGGTCAAGGAAAGTGTGGAAGAGCGGATGCTGAAGGTCCAGGAGCGGAAGAAGTTCAT AGCAACCTCTTTGGGCATGAtgagtgatgaagagaaaaagcTCCAACGTATCGAAGATATCAAGGAGCTATTGAGCTAG